One segment of Stomatobaculum sp. F0698 DNA contains the following:
- a CDS encoding flavodoxin domain-containing protein yields MSKVAIVYWSGTGHTKKMAEAVKAGAESKGAEVTLFAPADFDGAKVQLFDAIAFGCPAYGAQMGAEVLEELEFQPMFDRVKGALDGKKVALFGSWGWGNGAWMNDWAAACKDAGVLMQHEPVICKEEPDEAALAACKELGASLI; encoded by the coding sequence ACACACGAAGAAGATGGCAGAGGCAGTGAAGGCCGGCGCAGAGAGCAAGGGCGCTGAAGTCACGCTGTTTGCACCGGCTGATTTTGACGGCGCAAAGGTGCAGCTTTTTGATGCAATTGCGTTCGGCTGCCCGGCGTACGGCGCGCAGATGGGTGCCGAGGTCCTCGAGGAGCTCGAGTTCCAGCCGATGTTCGATCGCGTGAAGGGCGCTCTGGACGGCAAGAAGGTTGCTCTCTTCGGTTCCTGGGGCTGGGGCAACGGCGCATGGATGAATGACTGGGCTGCGGCATGCAAGGATGCAGGTGTCCTCATGCAGCACGAGCCGGTCATCTGTAAGGAAGAGCCGGATGAAGCAGCGCTTGCGGCATGCAAGGAGCTTGGAGCTTCCCTGATTTAA
- a CDS encoding FeoA family protein — MLPLAFTNAEDYVEVVRVGGNDEAKQHLSDLGFVPGAYVTVISSHGGDIIVNVKESRLAITREMAQKIQVQPAKKD; from the coding sequence ATGCTGCCCTTGGCTTTTACGAATGCTGAAGATTATGTTGAAGTGGTTCGCGTCGGCGGAAATGATGAGGCGAAACAGCACTTAAGTGACCTCGGTTTTGTGCCGGGTGCTTATGTGACTGTCATTTCTTCGCACGGCGGCGACATTATTGTCAATGTGAAAGAGTCCAGACTCGCAATCACGCGGGAGATGGCGCAGAAGATTCAGGTGCAGCCGGCAAAGAAGGATTGA
- a CDS encoding FeoA family protein produces MKTLKDIPVGSSAVVVKIHGEGALRRRIMDMGITKGTEIYVRKVAPLGDPVEITVRGYELSLRKADAEILEMQ; encoded by the coding sequence ATGAAGACACTGAAAGACATCCCGGTCGGTTCTAGCGCGGTGGTTGTGAAGATTCACGGCGAGGGTGCGCTCAGAAGACGCATTATGGACATGGGCATCACGAAGGGCACGGAGATTTATGTCCGCAAAGTGGCACCCCTCGGAGATCCGGTCGAGATCACGGTCAGAGGTTACGAGCTTTCGCTTCGAAAGGCGGATGCGGAAATTCTGGAGATGCAGTAA
- the feoB gene encoding ferrous iron transport protein B gives MAIKIALAGNPNCGKTTLFNDLTGSTQYVGNWPGVTVEKKEGRLKGHKDVIIQDLPGIYSLSPYTLEEVVTRNYLVTEKPDAILNIIDGTNIERNLYLTTQLLEIGLPTVIAVNMMDLVRKNGDELNLKKLSEELGCPVVEMSALRGESTKAAAELCLKLAEEHRKGELPHVFTGSVEHALAHIEESIEGKVDSVNLRWFAIKFFERDEKAIEKVQLDAATKEHIEQHIKDCEKEMDDDAESVITNQRYEFIQKVVADCVKKKAVKGQLTTSDKIDHIVTNRFLALPIFAFIMWFVYFISVTAIGTPLTDWTNDVFFGKIVTNAANNFIATFHLADWMQSLLVEGIIGGVGTVLGFVPQMLILFFFLSFLEDSGYMARVAFIMDRVFRRFGLSGKSFIPMLVGTGCGVPAIMASRTIENEKDRRMTIILSTFLPCSAKMEIVAMMAITFFPTNHFVAPGMYFLGLAIVILSGIALKKMNYFAGDPAPFVMELPAYHMPSVKGVLIHVWERAKAFMIKAGTIIFIVSVFLWVLMHFNTSFQYVADDLDSSILKVIGEAIAFIFAPLGFGSWQAAVASVSAELAKEQAVSTLGILAHAASDAEADVSTAIFHMFNGSQLAGLSFLLFNIFDAPCMVAIATAFREQGQSKWGWITFGFQMGLGYCLSLCVFQLGSLAQGGSFTFWTAVAILLVLAALYFIFRPAPKHVKHENVSAVRANG, from the coding sequence ATGGCAATTAAGATTGCACTGGCAGGTAATCCGAACTGCGGTAAGACAACGCTGTTCAATGACCTGACCGGAAGTACACAGTATGTCGGTAACTGGCCGGGCGTTACGGTCGAGAAGAAAGAGGGACGCTTAAAGGGACACAAGGATGTCATCATCCAGGACCTTCCGGGTATCTATTCGCTGAGTCCGTACACCTTAGAGGAAGTGGTCACCAGAAACTACCTCGTAACGGAGAAGCCGGATGCGATTCTGAACATCATCGACGGCACGAACATCGAGAGAAACCTTTACCTGACCACCCAGCTTCTGGAAATCGGTCTCCCGACCGTCATCGCGGTCAACATGATGGACCTTGTCAGAAAGAACGGCGATGAGCTGAACTTAAAGAAGCTCTCCGAAGAGTTGGGATGCCCGGTGGTCGAGATGAGCGCCCTGAGAGGTGAGTCCACGAAGGCAGCGGCAGAGCTGTGTCTCAAACTTGCCGAGGAGCATAGAAAGGGTGAGCTCCCGCATGTGTTCACCGGCTCCGTGGAGCACGCGCTTGCGCACATCGAGGAGTCGATTGAGGGCAAGGTAGATTCGGTCAACCTTCGTTGGTTTGCAATTAAGTTCTTTGAGCGCGATGAGAAGGCTATCGAAAAGGTTCAGCTGGATGCTGCGACCAAGGAGCACATCGAGCAGCACATCAAGGACTGCGAGAAGGAGATGGATGACGACGCCGAGTCCGTCATCACGAACCAGCGCTACGAGTTCATTCAGAAGGTTGTCGCGGACTGTGTGAAGAAAAAGGCAGTCAAAGGTCAGCTCACGACTTCGGATAAGATTGACCACATTGTCACGAACCGCTTCTTGGCGTTGCCCATCTTTGCGTTTATCATGTGGTTTGTCTACTTCATCTCGGTTACCGCAATCGGTACGCCGCTCACGGACTGGACGAACGATGTCTTCTTCGGTAAGATTGTGACGAATGCCGCAAATAACTTCATTGCGACCTTCCACCTGGCTGACTGGATGCAGAGCCTGCTTGTCGAAGGCATCATCGGCGGTGTCGGCACCGTCCTCGGCTTTGTGCCGCAGATGTTAATTCTGTTCTTCTTCCTGTCCTTCCTCGAGGACTCGGGCTACATGGCGCGTGTCGCATTCATCATGGACCGCGTGTTCCGTCGTTTCGGTCTCTCCGGTAAGTCCTTTATCCCGATGTTGGTCGGAACGGGCTGCGGTGTTCCGGCTATCATGGCGTCCAGAACCATCGAGAATGAGAAGGACAGACGTATGACCATCATCCTCTCGACCTTCCTGCCCTGCTCGGCGAAGATGGAGATCGTCGCAATGATGGCAATTACCTTCTTCCCGACCAACCACTTTGTGGCGCCGGGCATGTACTTCCTGGGCCTCGCAATCGTGATTCTCTCCGGTATCGCACTGAAGAAGATGAACTACTTTGCGGGCGATCCGGCACCGTTTGTCATGGAGCTTCCGGCTTACCACATGCCGTCCGTGAAGGGTGTTCTGATTCACGTCTGGGAGAGAGCAAAGGCCTTCATGATTAAGGCCGGCACAATCATCTTCATCGTCTCTGTGTTCCTGTGGGTACTCATGCACTTTAACACCTCCTTCCAGTATGTCGCGGATGATTTGGACAGCAGCATCCTGAAGGTCATCGGTGAGGCGATTGCGTTTATCTTTGCGCCGCTTGGCTTCGGCTCTTGGCAGGCAGCGGTGGCTTCCGTCAGTGCGGAGCTCGCAAAGGAGCAGGCAGTGAGTACGCTCGGCATACTTGCACACGCGGCTTCCGACGCTGAGGCGGATGTTTCTACGGCTATCTTCCACATGTTCAACGGCAGCCAGCTTGCGGGCCTTAGCTTCCTGCTCTTCAATATCTTTGACGCACCCTGCATGGTTGCAATCGCGACCGCGTTCCGTGAGCAGGGACAGTCGAAGTGGGGTTGGATTACCTTCGGCTTCCAGATGGGTCTCGGTTATTGCCTCTCGCTCTGCGTGTTCCAGCTCGGTAGCCTTGCCCAGGGCGGCAGCTTTACCTTCTGGACCGCGGTCGCAATTCTTCTGGTGCTTGCCGCACTCTACTTCATTTTCCGTCCGGCACCGAAGCACGTGAAGCATGAGAATGTGAGTGCCGTTCGCGCAAACGGCTGA
- a CDS encoding FeoB-associated Cys-rich membrane protein — translation MNPETIVVLLVLVVLLVLAIRYCMRNGSCGGNCGGACGGDHKHHCAPTGCSSCSHLEEEKAEVPERFRLKK, via the coding sequence ATGAATCCTGAAACCATCGTGGTACTTCTTGTCCTGGTTGTATTGCTGGTTCTGGCAATCCGCTATTGCATGCGGAACGGCTCCTGCGGCGGTAACTGCGGCGGTGCTTGCGGCGGTGACCACAAGCACCACTGCGCGCCGACGGGCTGCTCGAGTTGCTCCCACCTCGAAGAGGAGAAGGCAGAGGTGCCGGAGCGCTTCCGTCTGAAGAAGTGA
- a CDS encoding heavy-metal-associated domain-containing protein: MVKNIIQIDGMACSMCEAHVGDAIRKQFPNAKKVSASHGKKEASFVTEEPADEATVKKMIDETGYHYEGFRTEPYEKKGFFGLFG, from the coding sequence ATGGTCAAGAATATCATTCAGATTGACGGCATGGCTTGCAGCATGTGCGAGGCGCATGTGGGCGATGCAATCCGGAAGCAGTTTCCGAATGCGAAGAAGGTGAGCGCATCCCACGGGAAAAAGGAGGCAAGTTTTGTCACCGAAGAGCCCGCGGATGAGGCGACCGTCAAAAAGATGATCGATGAAACCGGCTACCACTACGAGGGCTTCCGCACGGAACCCTACGAGAAAAAGGGATTCTTTGGTCTCTTTGGCTGA
- a CDS encoding 5-formyltetrahydrofolate cyclo-ligase: MTEKKELRKRCIERMNALPQDYCRRADETIFSEVLSLPEYRSAKTVFCFVGMQAEIRTAVLIEEMLRAGKQVAAPRCAGKGIMHAHVIHSLAELRPGTMGIPEPSAEAPVVAPTALDLILLPCVSANRSGARLGYGGGFYDRYLPKSPAFRALLIRERMLSDEIPLEPHDQRVDALITETAVFRIGNQSEKEGMS, translated from the coding sequence ATGACAGAAAAAAAAGAACTGCGGAAGCGCTGCATCGAGAGGATGAATGCGCTGCCGCAGGACTACTGCCGTAGGGCGGATGAAACGATATTCTCGGAAGTTCTTTCGCTCCCGGAGTATCGGAGCGCAAAGACGGTATTTTGCTTTGTCGGGATGCAAGCGGAGATCCGGACTGCTGTCTTGATTGAAGAGATGCTCCGTGCAGGCAAGCAGGTCGCCGCGCCGCGCTGCGCGGGCAAGGGAATTATGCACGCACATGTAATCCACAGTCTCGCGGAGCTGCGCCCGGGGACTATGGGTATCCCTGAACCTTCGGCGGAGGCACCTGTGGTAGCGCCGACAGCACTGGACCTTATACTCCTGCCCTGTGTGAGCGCGAATCGCTCGGGGGCGCGCCTCGGCTACGGCGGCGGGTTTTATGACCGCTATCTGCCGAAGAGCCCTGCGTTTCGGGCACTTCTCATCAGAGAGCGCATGCTGAGCGACGAGATACCCTTAGAGCCGCACGATCAGCGGGTCGATGCGTTGATTACCGAGACAGCTGTGTTTCGAATCGGAAATCAGAGCGAGAAGGAAGGCATGTCCTGA
- a CDS encoding ABC transporter permease → MKFRDLLTLALRNLFRRKTRTVLTVLGVIIGTSSILVMMSLGLGMSRQTKQLYQEAGSMKTITVYAFNQKGNETEITDDTLKQLKQLDHVEDVSPQLDVSVTAKCGPYEGYLSLTGVSQAFLKELPVKSGKLPPANADNLSLVYGNHFQDNFYKASKSGSGNIGSSGDVQIDPMKDTIFFIFPEGYKPAPKTSGGSSGGSGGGSGTSAQSSAPSSSGGDNAEKGQKKYILDTAAILDGGSSGYNSYSYSVYCDIDTLKSFLKQRYRKYLVPEPKLNKKGKPVDYYVYSQAYVFVDDMSHVSEVQKKIATLGYQADSNMEWLEQSKQFTGMVQAVLGGIGAVSLLVAAIGIINTMMMSIYERTREIGVMKVLGCDMTNIRDLFLVESGFIGLMGGIIGTVLSLLISLLINFLVSTGGSEQLSVFYQGAKGAAISYIPIWLALFAIVFAIFIGAAAGYLPAKRAMRLSPLAAMRNE, encoded by the coding sequence ATGAAATTCCGGGATCTCCTGACACTCGCACTCCGCAATCTCTTCCGGCGAAAGACGCGGACCGTGCTGACCGTGCTCGGTGTGATCATCGGCACTTCGTCGATACTTGTGATGATGAGCCTGGGTCTCGGTATGAGCCGCCAGACCAAGCAGCTTTACCAGGAAGCGGGCTCCATGAAGACCATCACGGTCTACGCCTTTAATCAAAAAGGCAACGAGACGGAAATCACCGATGACACGCTGAAACAACTGAAGCAGCTCGATCACGTGGAAGATGTGAGTCCTCAGCTGGATGTCTCCGTGACCGCAAAGTGCGGCCCCTATGAAGGATATTTGTCGCTGACCGGCGTGTCGCAGGCATTTTTGAAGGAGCTCCCCGTAAAATCCGGTAAGCTCCCGCCCGCAAATGCGGACAATCTGAGTCTGGTCTACGGCAATCACTTTCAGGATAATTTTTATAAGGCTTCAAAATCCGGCTCCGGAAACATCGGCAGCAGCGGAGACGTGCAAATCGATCCGATGAAGGATACCATCTTCTTCATCTTCCCGGAGGGCTATAAACCCGCGCCGAAAACAAGCGGCGGCTCTAGCGGCGGCTCGGGCGGCGGCTCGGGCACTTCCGCCCAATCTTCCGCCCCCTCTTCTTCGGGCGGAGACAATGCGGAAAAGGGACAGAAGAAATACATCCTCGATACGGCCGCCATCCTGGACGGCGGCAGCAGCGGCTATAACAGCTACAGCTATTCGGTCTACTGTGACATCGATACGCTAAAAAGCTTTTTAAAGCAGCGCTATCGGAAGTACCTGGTCCCCGAGCCGAAACTCAACAAGAAGGGAAAGCCGGTCGACTACTATGTGTATTCACAGGCCTATGTCTTTGTGGATGACATGTCCCATGTCTCCGAGGTGCAGAAAAAAATCGCGACCCTCGGCTACCAGGCAGACTCCAATATGGAGTGGCTCGAGCAGTCCAAGCAATTCACCGGCATGGTCCAGGCAGTGCTCGGCGGCATCGGCGCGGTTTCGCTCCTCGTTGCGGCCATCGGCATCATCAACACGATGATGATGTCCATCTACGAGAGAACAAGGGAAATCGGCGTCATGAAGGTGCTCGGCTGCGATATGACCAACATCCGAGATCTCTTCCTCGTTGAGTCCGGTTTCATCGGGCTGATGGGCGGTATCATCGGCACCGTCCTAAGTCTTTTGATTTCGCTGCTTATCAACTTCCTTGTTTCGACCGGCGGCAGCGAACAGCTCTCTGTCTTCTATCAAGGGGCCAAAGGAGCGGCCATCTCCTACATTCCCATTTGGCTTGCACTTTTTGCGATTGTCTTTGCCATCTTCATCGGCGCGGCCGCAGGTTATCTGCCCGCCAAGCGCGCCATGCGTCTAAGCCCGCTCGCGGCCATGCGAAACGAATAA
- a CDS encoding COG1361 S-layer family protein, producing the protein MQAKLHRSSVFLRVLALEIALSLLLFFLIPPRLAHASYVNTNLNTFVHDANEVQVGYPGQDMNLSFRVGYNNTSGMKNPKTAEIQNVIVRLSNDQNYLKQDKDPDQNTTDQKNPYDKEDENDLYDAWRAGQKSGIDKAYGGNSAFTVDGGNYPFEINATTFTEENRFASLKAGEYKTVTLHVTVRADAKEGYYGVPVAFYYALPGSNTADFRGPMQVEFINVYIKAAGEVANPSTATGDKTFVLGEGQETPVGTAPGVMNYSLKFRNQRKVPVYRVQVHMNTALADGASLQATAQNKSQASTGFPFNLNDANYDRNFESAQPDEVLSADYSMAIMQNAANGYYPLSYTVSYKLTPDATVSYQETYVSYVRINNPSMVEQPPAADNKQGDFNPNDRQKARIILDGYRTEPEKVFAGQPFTLVLSVKNASGDIPASNILLSAESEKVDNSSVFSTEAGSNSFVINSLKAGEAKELRLNLEASAGVDPRSYTITLNEKFDSPAFKNAEDKLTLDIPVFQVARYSISTPELSPDSIEIGKESNVMFNLNNTGRVMLYNVQVNFEGDAIKKASAYLGNIKSGDSGSVDAMLSGAAASSEENNIKMTIQYEDVNGNVTKEEKTLTLTVTEPAPDVPETDADSEKKPEKKHSPIPLFGIPIGIATAALGIYKMRKEKRKGGDAE; encoded by the coding sequence ATGCAGGCAAAACTTCATCGCAGTTCTGTATTTCTCCGTGTGCTCGCACTGGAGATAGCACTCTCGCTGCTCCTCTTCTTCCTGATTCCCCCGCGCCTCGCGCACGCGTCCTATGTGAACACAAATCTCAACACCTTTGTCCATGACGCCAACGAAGTGCAAGTCGGTTATCCCGGCCAGGACATGAATTTAAGCTTCCGCGTCGGTTATAACAACACGAGCGGCATGAAGAATCCGAAGACCGCGGAAATCCAAAACGTCATTGTGCGTCTCTCGAACGATCAGAATTATCTGAAGCAGGACAAGGACCCGGATCAGAACACGACAGATCAGAAGAATCCCTACGACAAAGAAGATGAGAACGATCTCTACGACGCTTGGAGGGCCGGTCAGAAATCCGGCATTGACAAGGCCTACGGCGGCAACTCGGCCTTCACCGTAGACGGCGGCAACTACCCCTTTGAGATTAACGCAACGACCTTCACCGAGGAAAACCGCTTTGCCTCGCTGAAAGCCGGCGAGTATAAGACCGTGACCTTACACGTCACCGTCCGCGCCGATGCCAAGGAAGGCTACTACGGCGTTCCGGTCGCTTTCTATTATGCGCTTCCCGGCAGCAACACCGCGGATTTTCGCGGCCCCATGCAGGTGGAGTTCATCAACGTGTACATCAAGGCAGCGGGCGAAGTCGCAAATCCTTCGACCGCAACCGGCGACAAGACCTTTGTGCTCGGCGAAGGCCAGGAAACCCCGGTCGGCACCGCGCCCGGCGTCATGAATTACAGCTTAAAGTTCCGGAACCAGAGAAAGGTGCCGGTGTACCGCGTTCAGGTACACATGAATACGGCGCTTGCGGACGGCGCTTCGCTGCAGGCAACGGCACAGAACAAGTCACAGGCCTCCACGGGCTTCCCCTTTAATCTGAACGACGCAAACTACGATCGAAACTTTGAGTCCGCGCAGCCGGATGAGGTGCTGAGTGCCGACTACTCAATGGCCATCATGCAGAATGCGGCGAACGGCTACTACCCGCTCAGCTACACCGTGAGTTATAAGCTCACGCCGGATGCGACCGTCTCTTATCAGGAGACCTATGTGAGCTATGTCCGCATCAACAATCCTTCCATGGTCGAACAGCCGCCGGCGGCGGACAACAAGCAGGGCGACTTCAACCCAAACGACCGCCAGAAAGCCCGCATCATCCTGGACGGATATCGCACGGAACCCGAAAAAGTGTTTGCCGGTCAGCCCTTCACTCTGGTTCTCAGCGTGAAGAACGCTTCCGGAGATATTCCCGCAAGCAATATTTTGCTCTCCGCAGAGTCCGAGAAAGTGGACAATTCCTCGGTCTTTTCGACCGAGGCGGGCTCCAATTCCTTTGTGATTAACAGCCTGAAAGCAGGGGAGGCAAAGGAACTCAGACTGAACCTCGAGGCCTCCGCGGGTGTGGATCCGCGTTCTTATACCATCACGCTGAATGAGAAGTTTGACTCTCCCGCGTTTAAGAACGCCGAAGATAAGCTGACCCTCGATATTCCTGTCTTCCAGGTGGCCCGCTACTCTATCTCCACGCCGGAGCTCTCGCCCGACAGCATCGAGATCGGCAAAGAGAGCAATGTCATGTTCAACCTGAACAACACGGGTCGCGTGATGCTCTACAATGTGCAGGTGAACTTTGAGGGCGATGCGATTAAAAAGGCGAGCGCCTACCTCGGCAACATCAAGTCCGGCGACAGCGGCAGCGTCGATGCGATGCTGAGCGGCGCCGCGGCGAGCAGCGAGGAAAACAATATTAAAATGACCATCCAGTACGAGGATGTAAACGGCAACGTGACCAAGGAAGAGAAAACCCTCACCCTGACCGTCACCGAACCTGCGCCGGATGTGCCCGAGACCGATGCCGACAGTGAGAAGAAGCCGGAGAAAAAGCATTCGCCTATCCCGCTCTTCGGGATTCCGATCGGCATTGCCACAGCGGCTCTCGGTATCTACAAAATGCGCAAGGAAAAACGTAAGGGAGGCGACGCGGAATGA
- a CDS encoding ABC transporter ATP-binding protein, with translation MAEPIISVRDLKKIYHVGESEVHALDGVSFDLYPGRFLAIVGTSGSGKSTCLNLLAGLEPPSSGNIHILGKKLEKMNEQQLVRFRREHVGFIFQSYGLIPTMNAEENVALPLLFRGVGKEERQKTARMYMERIGILDQALHMPGQMSGGQQQRVGIARALASRPELIFADEPTGNLDSRTSAEVLALLKDIVREQKVTLVMVTHDNSIADRADQQIRIVDGKIVERKG, from the coding sequence TTGGCAGAACCTATTATCTCCGTACGTGATTTAAAAAAGATATATCACGTCGGCGAGAGCGAGGTTCACGCTCTGGACGGGGTCAGTTTTGACCTGTATCCGGGCCGTTTTCTCGCAATTGTCGGCACTTCCGGCTCCGGTAAATCCACCTGCCTGAATTTGCTTGCCGGACTTGAGCCGCCGAGCAGCGGCAACATACATATACTCGGAAAAAAACTCGAGAAAATGAACGAGCAACAGCTGGTTCGTTTTCGCCGCGAGCATGTCGGATTTATTTTTCAGAGTTACGGTCTGATTCCGACCATGAACGCGGAAGAAAATGTAGCACTCCCGCTCCTTTTTCGCGGTGTCGGAAAGGAAGAAAGACAAAAGACGGCAAGAATGTACATGGAGCGCATCGGCATACTGGATCAGGCCCTGCACATGCCCGGTCAGATGTCGGGCGGCCAGCAGCAACGTGTGGGCATTGCCCGTGCCCTCGCAAGCAGACCGGAGCTCATTTTTGCCGATGAGCCGACCGGTAACCTCGACTCCAGGACGAGCGCCGAGGTGCTGGCACTTCTAAAGGACATTGTCCGGGAACAAAAGGTGACCCTCGTCATGGTCACCCACGACAACTCGATTGCAGACCGCGCCGACCAACAGATTCGCATTGTGGACGGCAAAATTGTAGAACGGAAAGGATAA
- a CDS encoding ABC transporter substrate-binding protein, producing the protein MKNWKRQIVATAAAVLLGLGLVGCGAAKSESTAASSAESSAKESGSESTAAASAAESKTDADTALRVGALKGPTAMGLVNLMQDSQDGKSEGKYEFSIASQPDEVASKLVSGELDLALLPANMASALYNKTEGKIAVVNINTLGVLYCVSGDTNIHGVQDLAGKTVYTTGQGATPEYVLRYLLKENGVTDCNLEFKSEPTEIASLLAADATAIAVLPQPFVTVAEAKNEQLKTAFSLTDAWDSLNNGSRLVTGVTVVRKDVLESRPAEVANFVTEQERSAATAVEDVDRTAARVVAFGILENEGIAKKALPACNITAITGEEMKKALSGYLNVLYEADPKAVGGKLPDDAFYAVTEAK; encoded by the coding sequence ATGAAAAATTGGAAGAGACAAATTGTCGCAACGGCTGCAGCAGTTTTGCTCGGCCTGGGACTTGTGGGCTGCGGTGCGGCGAAGAGCGAGAGTACGGCAGCGAGCAGTGCGGAGAGCAGCGCAAAGGAGAGTGGCAGCGAGAGCACAGCGGCGGCGAGTGCTGCGGAGTCGAAGACGGATGCCGACACAGCGCTTCGCGTGGGCGCGTTGAAGGGACCGACCGCGATGGGGCTTGTGAACCTCATGCAGGACAGTCAGGACGGCAAGAGCGAGGGTAAGTACGAGTTCAGCATTGCGTCGCAGCCGGATGAAGTTGCGAGCAAGCTGGTCTCCGGTGAGCTGGACCTCGCGTTGCTTCCGGCAAATATGGCTTCCGCCCTCTACAATAAGACGGAGGGCAAAATTGCGGTCGTCAACATCAACACACTGGGCGTCCTCTACTGCGTGAGCGGGGATACAAACATTCACGGTGTACAGGATCTCGCGGGTAAGACCGTGTATACCACCGGACAGGGCGCGACACCGGAGTATGTGCTTCGCTATTTACTAAAGGAGAACGGTGTCACGGATTGCAATTTGGAATTCAAGTCGGAGCCGACCGAAATCGCATCCCTGCTCGCTGCGGATGCAACGGCGATTGCGGTGCTCCCGCAGCCCTTTGTTACGGTCGCGGAGGCAAAGAACGAGCAGCTTAAGACCGCCTTTTCCCTGACCGATGCATGGGACAGCTTAAATAACGGCTCCCGTCTCGTGACCGGTGTGACGGTGGTGCGCAAGGATGTGCTTGAGAGCCGTCCAGCGGAAGTTGCGAACTTTGTCACGGAGCAGGAGAGAAGTGCGGCGACGGCGGTTGAGGATGTTGACCGGACTGCGGCTCGCGTGGTCGCCTTCGGCATCCTGGAGAATGAGGGCATTGCGAAGAAGGCACTCCCGGCCTGCAACATTACCGCGATTACCGGTGAGGAAATGAAGAAGGCGCTCTCGGGCTATTTAAATGTGCTCTATGAGGCAGATCCGAAGGCAGTGGGCGGCAAGCTTCCGGACGATGCCTTTTACGCGGTGACCGAGGCAAAATGA
- a CDS encoding ABC transporter permease gives MREGLKAQSRELFRWCFWLLLWELAARLLHNRLLLVGPLETIGVLFRMALGASYWQAVRNSTLRVLGGFLTGALAGIGLAVLAEKREGLRWILSPFVNVIKAIPVASFVVILLIWVGNRNASLFICFFVSFPIFYLNTLAGLGATPRELLEVARLYRLSRHTRVRALYLPVLAPFLESALSLSVGVSFKAGAAAELIGQPLLSFGNGLYRAKIYLETGEVFAWTLSIVLFAMLAERLLSLLLRALLSSGVK, from the coding sequence ATGAGAGAAGGGCTGAAAGCGCAGAGCAGGGAGCTGTTTCGCTGGTGCTTTTGGCTGCTGCTCTGGGAGCTCGCGGCGCGCCTCTTACACAACCGGCTGCTGTTGGTGGGACCGCTCGAGACGATCGGCGTCTTGTTTCGTATGGCGCTTGGAGCAAGTTACTGGCAGGCGGTCCGGAACTCCACCCTGCGTGTGCTGGGCGGGTTTTTAACCGGGGCGCTTGCCGGCATAGGTCTCGCCGTTTTGGCCGAGAAGAGAGAGGGACTCAGATGGATTCTGAGTCCCTTTGTGAATGTGATAAAGGCCATACCCGTCGCGAGTTTTGTAGTGATTCTGTTGATTTGGGTGGGAAATCGAAATGCCTCTCTCTTTATCTGCTTTTTTGTCTCTTTCCCGATTTTTTATCTGAATACACTGGCCGGTCTCGGCGCAACCCCGAGAGAACTGCTGGAGGTCGCGAGGCTTTACCGGCTCTCGCGCCACACGCGCGTTCGGGCACTTTACCTTCCGGTACTCGCGCCTTTTTTGGAAAGCGCGCTGAGTCTTTCGGTCGGTGTGAGCTTTAAGGCGGGGGCGGCTGCCGAATTGATCGGACAGCCCCTGCTCTCTTTCGGCAACGGTCTTTACCGCGCAAAAATTTACTTGGAAACCGGTGAGGTTTTTGCCTGGACCCTGAGTATTGTGCTCTTTGCAATGCTCGCAGAAAGACTTTTGTCGCTTTTGCTCCGCGCCCTGCTTTCCTCGGGCGTAAAATGA